In Bosea vestrisii, the following are encoded in one genomic region:
- a CDS encoding amino acid synthesis family protein, whose translation MDYGLRKISTFVEETFIEGGKAADKPVRFIVVAAVLRNPWAGQGFVDNLRPEILRIAPHLGAELTRRLVAVMPAEQVEAYGKAAAVGSNGEIEHASALIHTLRFGNMFREAVKGTAYLSFTNTRNAPGALLSLPMIHKSETGKRSHFLTAQFQIPDAPAADEVLVAIGAADNSRAHPRLADRFQDMEEMKQELETA comes from the coding sequence ATGGACTACGGCCTGCGCAAGATCTCGACCTTCGTCGAGGAAACCTTCATCGAGGGCGGCAAGGCCGCCGACAAGCCGGTGCGTTTCATCGTTGTCGCCGCCGTCCTGCGCAACCCCTGGGCTGGGCAGGGCTTCGTCGACAACCTGCGCCCCGAGATCCTGCGCATCGCCCCGCATCTAGGCGCGGAGCTCACCAGGCGCCTCGTCGCGGTGATGCCGGCCGAGCAGGTCGAGGCCTATGGCAAGGCCGCCGCCGTCGGCTCCAATGGCGAGATCGAGCACGCCTCGGCGCTGATCCACACGCTGCGCTTCGGCAACATGTTCCGCGAGGCCGTCAAGGGCACCGCCTATCTGAGCTTCACCAACACGCGCAACGCGCCGGGCGCCCTGCTGTCGCTGCCGATGATCCACAAGAGCGAGACCGGCAAGCGCTCGCACTTCCTCACCGCCCAATTCCAGATCCCGGATGCGCCGGCCGCTGACGAGGTGCTTGTCGCCATCGGCGCCGCCGACAACAGCCGCGCGCATCCGCGCCTCGCCGACCGCTTTCAGGACATGGAAGAGATGAAGCAGGAACTGGAGACCGCCTGA
- a CDS encoding branched-chain amino acid ABC transporter permease has product MSLNETSLPAPSRDLRLPFGLAFAAVACLAPLMLGSYALHAVIISLIFLLPAHGLNLLVGYTGLLSLAQAAFFGIGAYVSALMAVHWGTPFYVNLIAAGSAAGLLALPLGIPALRLRSTSFVMCTLGFVIIGQAVAKNWISVTRGDMGLSAIPKPYFALGPASFTVSSTVGFYYLVLAIAALATLAVWLIVKSPAGRNMVAIRENETLAESVGVPTWRYKLVVFMISAAFAGLGGSVYAHYLTVVSPLTFQMSYSTLMLIIVLGGGPGTISGVVFGSLLFVGLSEFLRIAPELRMIAYGFCLLALVFWFPKGFAPLITRFWSMLRGRS; this is encoded by the coding sequence ATGTCGCTGAACGAGACCTCGCTTCCCGCGCCCAGCCGCGACCTTCGCCTGCCCTTCGGGCTCGCCTTTGCCGCGGTTGCCTGTCTCGCGCCACTGATGCTCGGCAGCTACGCACTCCACGCCGTGATCATCTCGCTGATCTTTCTGCTGCCGGCGCACGGGCTCAACCTGCTCGTGGGCTATACCGGGCTGCTCTCGCTCGCGCAGGCGGCCTTCTTCGGGATCGGCGCGTATGTCTCGGCCCTGATGGCGGTCCACTGGGGGACGCCATTCTACGTCAACCTCATAGCCGCCGGATCTGCGGCGGGGCTGCTCGCATTGCCGCTTGGCATTCCGGCGCTCAGATTGCGCTCGACGTCGTTCGTCATGTGCACCCTCGGCTTTGTCATCATCGGCCAAGCGGTGGCGAAGAACTGGATCAGCGTGACACGCGGCGACATGGGCCTGTCTGCCATCCCCAAACCGTATTTCGCACTAGGACCGGCCTCCTTCACCGTCTCGAGCACGGTCGGCTTCTATTATCTCGTGCTCGCCATCGCCGCGCTCGCGACGCTCGCCGTCTGGCTCATCGTCAAATCGCCGGCCGGTCGCAACATGGTGGCGATCCGCGAGAATGAGACGCTCGCCGAGTCGGTGGGTGTGCCGACATGGCGCTACAAGCTGGTCGTCTTCATGATCAGCGCCGCCTTCGCCGGCCTCGGCGGCAGCGTTTATGCGCATTATCTGACAGTGGTCAGCCCGCTGACCTTTCAGATGTCCTATTCGACCCTGATGCTGATCATCGTGCTCGGCGGCGGGCCGGGCACGATCTCAGGCGTCGTTTTCGGCAGCCTGCTCTTCGTCGGCCTGTCGGAGTTTCTGCGCATCGCGCCCGAACTGCGCATGATCGCCTACGGCTTCTGCCTGCTGGCGCTGGTGTTCTGGTTCCCCAAGGGCTTCGCACCGCTGATCACCCGCTTCTGGTCCATGCTGAGGGGGCGTTCATGA
- a CDS encoding ABC transporter permease produces MFKADDLAVFPVDAWIQSGVSWVALNLRPIFLAIKWPVENLLSLNDWILHAIPFPIFVVGFFLLAWRLSTLGIALFSAVSLIVIAMLGVWNEAMTTLSLISTAIVFCAVIGIPMGIWCARSDRVWNVVRPILDIMQTTPSFVYLVPVVMLFGVGTVPGEVAVVTAAVPPLIRFTNLGIRMVEHEIVEAGLAFGADKRQLLFEIQLPLAIPTILGGLNQTVLTAMVLSVVVAMIGAEGLGLVVLQGLGRLDVGRAAVGGIAIVLLAMVLDRITQKLAAPKAGGRSAARVSLLGTVARLFKGGRPDEAGGVAASAKQAV; encoded by the coding sequence ATGTTCAAGGCTGACGATCTTGCCGTTTTCCCGGTCGACGCCTGGATCCAGAGCGGGGTCAGCTGGGTGGCGCTCAACCTGCGCCCGATCTTCCTCGCCATCAAATGGCCGGTCGAGAACCTGCTGAGCCTGAACGACTGGATCCTGCACGCCATTCCGTTCCCGATCTTCGTCGTTGGCTTCTTCCTGCTCGCCTGGCGGCTGTCGACGCTGGGGATTGCGCTGTTCAGCGCCGTCTCGCTGATCGTGATCGCCATGCTCGGCGTCTGGAACGAGGCGATGACGACATTGTCGCTGATCTCGACCGCCATCGTCTTCTGCGCGGTGATCGGCATTCCGATGGGTATCTGGTGCGCTCGCAGCGACAGGGTCTGGAACGTCGTGCGCCCCATCCTCGACATCATGCAGACGACGCCGAGCTTTGTTTACCTCGTCCCGGTCGTGATGCTGTTCGGGGTCGGCACCGTGCCGGGCGAAGTCGCGGTCGTGACGGCCGCGGTGCCGCCGCTGATCCGCTTCACCAATCTTGGTATCCGCATGGTCGAGCACGAGATCGTGGAGGCCGGCCTCGCCTTCGGCGCCGACAAGCGGCAACTCCTCTTCGAGATCCAGCTGCCGCTCGCCATCCCGACTATCCTCGGCGGCCTCAACCAGACGGTGCTGACCGCGATGGTGCTGTCGGTCGTCGTGGCGATGATCGGCGCTGAAGGCCTCGGCCTCGTCGTGCTCCAGGGGCTCGGCCGCCTCGATGTCGGCCGTGCCGCGGTCGGCGGCATCGCCATCGTGTTGCTCGCCATGGTTCTCGATCGGATCACGCAGAAGCTGGCTGCGCCGAAGGCAGGCGGCAGGTCCGCCGCGCGCGTCTCGCTGCTTGGCACGGTGGCACGCCTGTTCAAGGGCGGACGGCCCGACGAGGCCGGCGGGGTGGCCGCATCGGCCAAGCAGGCTGTCTGA
- a CDS encoding flavin reductase, protein MLATAEKTATAIDPVALRRAFGTFVTGVTVITTRDADGTPRGMTANSFTSVSLDPPLLLVCVGKSAHSYSAFNHSDSFAVNLLHEAQTDISNLFASKAANKFDTVNHDRAHTGAPVLTDCLTWFDCTVHNRVDAGDHVVLIGEVQAFGTSPSAPLGFCRGRYANVKDPLPPGWLESHGMIVGYLIESDGQLLLRADGKGGWVLPSAKRRIADNELKLDGGDALTLVPDDTFLYSVFDVSDGDPGYLIYRARLAQDSASVALSPGLRFFPIDALPYGEIPTREISSMLRRYARESAGKRFGIYMDSNDGGRLAMVGEAQPWTTVPQS, encoded by the coding sequence ATGCTCGCTACCGCGGAAAAGACAGCCACTGCGATCGATCCGGTCGCGCTGCGTCGCGCTTTCGGCACCTTCGTGACCGGCGTCACCGTGATCACCACGCGCGATGCCGACGGCACCCCGCGGGGCATGACCGCGAACTCCTTCACCTCGGTCTCGCTCGATCCGCCTCTGCTCCTGGTCTGCGTCGGCAAGAGCGCCCATAGCTACAGCGCCTTCAACCACTCGGATTCCTTCGCAGTCAACCTGCTGCACGAGGCCCAAACCGACATCTCGAACCTGTTCGCTTCCAAGGCTGCGAACAAGTTCGACACCGTCAATCACGATCGTGCCCACACCGGCGCGCCAGTCTTGACCGATTGCCTGACCTGGTTCGACTGCACGGTCCACAACCGCGTCGACGCCGGCGACCATGTCGTGCTGATCGGCGAGGTGCAGGCCTTCGGCACCAGCCCGTCCGCGCCGCTCGGCTTCTGCCGGGGCCGCTATGCCAATGTGAAGGACCCGCTGCCGCCGGGCTGGCTCGAATCCCACGGCATGATCGTCGGCTACCTGATCGAGTCGGACGGGCAGCTTCTGCTTCGTGCCGACGGCAAGGGTGGCTGGGTGCTGCCGAGTGCCAAGCGCCGCATCGCCGACAATGAGTTGAAGCTCGACGGCGGCGATGCTCTGACGCTCGTGCCGGACGACACTTTCCTCTACTCCGTCTTCGACGTGAGCGACGGCGATCCGGGCTACCTGATCTACCGCGCCAGGCTGGCGCAGGATTCCGCCTCGGTCGCGCTCTCGCCGGGGCTCCGCTTCTTCCCGATCGACGCACTGCCCTACGGCGAGATTCCGACCCGCGAGATCAGCTCGATGCTGCGGCGCTATGCGCGCGAAAGCGCCGGCAAGCGCTTCGGAATCTACATGGATTCCAACGATGGCGGCCGTCTCGCCATGGTCGGCGAGGCGCAGCCCTGGACCACCGTTCCGCAATCCTGA
- a CDS encoding ABC transporter substrate-binding protein, with protein sequence MATTTDRRAFCLLASAACLAVAPAFHGVALAQDNGIRLGIVAPMSGPNARYGAFSLRGAQLAAKEINAAGGIDGRKIEVFSADSQGTPVEGVSATRRLIAQDKVDFVIGDVSSSVTLAMQPVVEDAGVLLINAASSNPKITYAAGVGGFKWSFRNYPTDENRALIVAQYAAEKRGFTKFAVLSVDSDYGRSAIEFTKKYLPRFKGQILTEDYYKEGEVDFRSVLAKIRDSGAQAIIMYGLADTTPIIARQMTEVGLAGKIPLIGNGEFNTEKTIKSAPKALEGAVEAAAWLPAWDSPKSKGFVTRFTAEYREAPNNHAYVHWETVNLLGKAVEAAKSIDRTKVRDALAKIKYDSAVGEVTFDDHNQAKLPMILLQIEDGKPVVKGAYSADIDYPR encoded by the coding sequence ATGGCCACGACAACAGACCGTAGAGCCTTCTGTCTTCTAGCGTCCGCCGCCTGCCTTGCCGTTGCACCTGCCTTCCATGGGGTGGCGCTGGCGCAGGACAACGGCATCCGACTCGGCATCGTCGCGCCGATGAGCGGCCCCAATGCACGCTATGGCGCGTTTTCGCTGCGCGGCGCGCAGCTCGCCGCCAAGGAGATCAACGCGGCCGGCGGCATCGACGGGCGCAAGATCGAGGTCTTCTCCGCCGACAGCCAGGGTACGCCGGTCGAGGGCGTCTCGGCGACGCGGCGCCTGATCGCGCAGGACAAGGTCGATTTCGTCATCGGCGACGTTTCGAGCTCGGTGACGCTGGCGATGCAGCCGGTCGTCGAGGATGCCGGTGTGCTTCTGATCAACGCGGCGTCGTCCAATCCCAAGATCACCTATGCGGCGGGTGTCGGCGGCTTTAAATGGAGCTTCCGCAACTATCCGACCGACGAGAACCGCGCCCTGATCGTCGCGCAATACGCCGCCGAGAAGCGCGGCTTCACCAAATTCGCGGTGCTCTCGGTCGACAGCGACTATGGCCGCTCGGCGATCGAGTTCACCAAGAAGTACCTGCCTCGCTTCAAGGGCCAGATCCTGACCGAGGACTACTACAAGGAAGGCGAGGTCGATTTCCGCAGCGTGCTCGCCAAGATCCGCGATTCCGGCGCCCAGGCGATCATCATGTACGGCCTGGCCGATACCACGCCGATCATCGCCCGGCAGATGACCGAGGTCGGGCTCGCCGGCAAAATTCCGCTGATCGGCAATGGCGAGTTCAACACCGAGAAGACGATCAAGTCGGCGCCGAAGGCCCTGGAGGGTGCCGTCGAGGCCGCAGCCTGGTTGCCGGCCTGGGACAGCCCCAAGAGCAAAGGCTTCGTCACCAGGTTCACGGCGGAATACCGTGAGGCGCCCAACAACCACGCCTATGTCCACTGGGAGACCGTGAACCTGCTCGGCAAGGCCGTCGAGGCGGCCAAGAGCATCGATCGCACCAAGGTCCGCGATGCGCTCGCCAAGATCAAATATGACAGCGCCGTCGGCGAGGTGACCTTCGACGACCACAACCAGGCGAAGCTGCCGATGATCCTGCTCCAGATCGAGGACGGCAAGCCGGTGGTCAAGGGCGCCTATTCCGCCGATATCGATTATCCGCGCTGA
- a CDS encoding GAF domain-containing protein, with protein MRSLRDVASRINSGGDLDTVLRDLIRAACEHGGWALGSIMAIDAAHGEAHVIVRHDPTLLRRPLENRWELATSPALIALQRNEPVYIRDARASEEFPGYRREAFERDYRTVLVLPMSCFDAQGRPLVLNVVSRGVTDVSGDDLAFMSMIVHLGGIAVAREHQLRAQRLAAEQLQNALQTQTILLQEVLSGGSTAALSTMLAGLLPEAIVVVDFAGNALTASRSPAPLRYDDAAWQAALDGTIGAQITSVARDAVAAGRVEPQSLHLDEGAQRSQIAARIEALDVDGQPVGALVIFPESGESGGDLQRLLLDSVKFALSVQMMRSVIRFRFETRTLTELFFEIVERRWRDADDIVLRGRRLGLALGAPAWMIVVDFPDGPTQPADISVDCHHAVSRLARQMNLPVNVIAVGGGLVCLVPGEKNGGPSGRRNWRAAWSKSCATASAASRSWCSAVFATGSRAIRRNGSVAGG; from the coding sequence ATGCGCTCGCTGCGCGACGTCGCGAGCCGGATCAATTCCGGCGGCGATCTCGACACGGTGCTTCGCGACCTGATCAGAGCTGCCTGCGAGCATGGTGGCTGGGCGCTGGGCTCGATCATGGCGATCGACGCGGCGCATGGCGAGGCGCACGTCATCGTCCGGCACGACCCGACATTGTTGCGCCGGCCGCTGGAGAACCGCTGGGAGCTGGCGACGAGCCCCGCCTTGATCGCGCTCCAGCGCAACGAGCCCGTCTATATCCGTGACGCACGCGCCTCGGAGGAGTTCCCGGGCTACCGCCGCGAGGCCTTCGAGCGCGACTATCGCACCGTGCTCGTGCTGCCGATGAGCTGCTTCGACGCGCAGGGACGGCCATTGGTGCTGAACGTTGTCTCGCGCGGCGTGACCGATGTGTCCGGCGACGACCTCGCCTTCATGAGCATGATCGTCCATCTCGGCGGCATCGCGGTGGCGCGCGAGCACCAACTGCGGGCGCAGCGGCTGGCGGCAGAGCAGTTGCAGAACGCCCTGCAAACCCAGACCATACTGTTGCAGGAGGTTCTGTCGGGCGGCTCGACCGCGGCTCTTTCCACCATGCTCGCCGGGCTGCTGCCAGAGGCGATCGTGGTCGTGGATTTCGCCGGGAATGCGCTCACGGCCAGCCGCTCGCCGGCGCCGCTGCGCTACGACGACGCGGCCTGGCAGGCGGCGCTCGACGGCACGATCGGCGCGCAGATCACGTCTGTCGCTCGGGACGCCGTGGCGGCCGGCCGGGTCGAGCCGCAGAGCCTTCACCTCGATGAGGGGGCGCAGCGGTCGCAGATCGCGGCAAGGATCGAGGCGCTCGATGTCGATGGCCAGCCGGTCGGCGCGCTGGTGATCTTTCCGGAGAGCGGGGAGAGCGGCGGGGACCTCCAGCGGCTCCTGCTCGACAGCGTGAAATTTGCGCTCAGCGTGCAGATGATGCGCAGCGTCATCCGCTTCCGCTTCGAGACGCGCACCCTGACCGAGCTCTTCTTCGAGATCGTCGAACGGCGCTGGCGAGATGCCGACGACATTGTCCTGCGCGGCCGCCGGCTCGGGCTCGCGCTTGGCGCGCCGGCCTGGATGATCGTGGTGGACTTTCCCGATGGTCCGACCCAGCCCGCCGATATCAGCGTCGACTGCCATCACGCCGTGAGCCGGCTCGCGCGCCAGATGAACCTGCCGGTCAACGTCATCGCAGTCGGTGGCGGACTCGTCTGCCTCGTTCCTGGGGAAAAGAATGGGGGGCCGAGCGGGCGGCGAAACTGGCGCGCCGCGTGGTCGAAATCCTGCGCCACAGCTTCAGCCGCGAGCCGATCGTGGTGCTCGGCGGTGTTTGCGACGGGCTCGAGAGCTATCCGAAGGAATGGGAGCGTTGCTGGCGGATGA
- a CDS encoding ABC transporter ATP-binding protein translates to MTGLPILDIAGLSKSYGAIQAVDAVDLQVHRGEICGLIGPNGSGKSTFFDCTSGLARPNAGTVKLDGHDITGWSLNRIAREGRMLRSFQKTVTFGALDVEENLVIAGQMFTFPGLWSTFGIGARSRARIDGLRKRARELIKLSGLWDVRTQAAGNLSGGQQKLIQFASMLMPEPKLILLDEPMAGINPKLIERVVEAIRFANTELGVSFLVIEHNIDVITSICQRVAVLDQGRKLAEGTPDEIVRNQAVREAYLGG, encoded by the coding sequence ATGACCGGGCTTCCCATCCTCGACATCGCCGGGCTCAGCAAGTCCTACGGCGCGATCCAGGCCGTGGATGCGGTCGATCTCCAGGTCCATCGCGGCGAGATCTGCGGGCTGATCGGCCCCAATGGCTCGGGCAAATCGACCTTCTTCGACTGTACCTCGGGCCTGGCCCGGCCCAATGCCGGCACGGTCAAGCTCGACGGCCACGACATCACCGGCTGGTCGCTGAACCGCATCGCTCGCGAAGGGCGCATGCTGCGCTCCTTCCAGAAGACGGTGACCTTCGGGGCCCTCGACGTCGAGGAGAATCTCGTCATCGCCGGGCAGATGTTCACCTTTCCGGGCCTGTGGTCGACCTTCGGCATCGGCGCCCGCTCGCGCGCCAGGATCGACGGGCTGCGTAAGCGGGCGCGCGAACTGATCAAGCTCTCAGGGCTCTGGGACGTACGCACGCAAGCCGCCGGCAACCTGTCGGGCGGCCAGCAGAAGCTGATTCAGTTCGCCTCGATGCTGATGCCCGAGCCCAAGCTGATCCTGCTCGACGAGCCGATGGCGGGGATCAATCCCAAGCTGATCGAGCGCGTCGTCGAGGCGATCCGATTTGCCAATACGGAGCTTGGCGTCAGCTTCCTCGTGATCGAGCACAACATCGACGTCATCACCAGCATTTGCCAGCGCGTCGCCGTGCTCGACCAGGGTCGCAAGCTCGCGGAGGGCACGCCCGACGAGATCGTGCGCAACCAGGCGGTCAGGGAGGCCTATCTTGGTGGCTGA
- a CDS encoding NIPSNAP family protein, protein MIVEERIYRIRTGRMGRYLQLVREEGLEIQRPILGQLVGYFTTEIGPLSHVTHLWAYADFEDRTRRRQQLADDPRWQAFLPKLSETIEQAENRILLPTDFSPLR, encoded by the coding sequence ATGATCGTCGAGGAACGGATCTATCGCATCCGCACCGGCCGTATGGGCCGCTATCTTCAGCTGGTGCGGGAGGAGGGGCTGGAGATCCAGCGGCCGATCCTCGGCCAGCTGGTCGGCTACTTCACCACCGAGATCGGGCCGCTCAGCCACGTAACGCATCTCTGGGCCTATGCCGATTTCGAGGACAGGACGCGCCGGCGCCAGCAGCTCGCGGACGACCCGCGCTGGCAGGCCTTTCTGCCCAAGCTTTCGGAGACCATCGAGCAGGCCGAGAACCGGATTCTGCTGCCGACGGATTTCTCGCCGCTGCGCTGA
- a CDS encoding helix-turn-helix domain-containing protein encodes MIRIARSFGRSGTLSAFDFGPMPMLIGAAESADVRSFVDGAIGAVIAHDRKHNTPYLETLAAYLREGCRAQACADAMGLHVTSLRYRLSRIQDLFGIDPETADKRFAIELAIRLHGVIESSEVTVA; translated from the coding sequence ATGATCCGGATCGCCCGCTCCTTCGGCCGCAGCGGGACCCTGTCGGCCTTCGACTTCGGTCCGATGCCGATGCTGATCGGCGCAGCCGAGTCGGCCGATGTCCGTAGCTTCGTCGATGGGGCGATCGGCGCGGTGATCGCGCATGACCGCAAGCACAATACGCCTTATCTGGAGACGCTTGCCGCCTATCTGCGCGAGGGCTGCCGCGCCCAGGCCTGCGCCGACGCGATGGGGCTGCACGTCACGAGCTTGCGCTACCGCCTCTCGCGCATCCAGGATCTCTTCGGCATCGATCCGGAAACGGCCGACAAGCGTTTTGCCATCGAGCTCGCCATCCGGCTGCACGGCGTCATCGAGAGTAGCGAAGTGACGGTGGCGTGA
- a CDS encoding quaternary amine ABC transporter ATP-binding protein, which yields MTERLQIQNLYKIFSSTPGPALDILAKGGDKNEVFERLGAVVGLNNVSLTVPQGAMYMVMGLSGSGKSTLARCINRLNEPSAGKILLDGRDIVPLGEDDLREVRRTRISMVFQHFALLPNKRVIENVEFGLKLRGIAPAERRRRAEEVLTVVGLGRWGYHFPHELSGGMRQRVGLARALATDADVLIMDEAFSALDPLIRTEMQDELLRLQRTLNKTILFITHDFQEALKLGTRIAIMSEGELVREGTPQSIVLEPGSDYVAAFTREIDRARLFDARSVMRAGEPILQSERGSLVGETGGPGFVLDHEGRILGTLDADACGKARSSGEIGAPSADYVSVGPGAKLLEVARSYRGGCPIAVVDDDGKFVGTLGADDILARISSTTPKTASAGERHVQG from the coding sequence ATGACTGAGCGACTGCAGATCCAGAATCTGTACAAGATATTTTCCAGCACGCCGGGGCCTGCGCTGGATATCCTGGCCAAGGGTGGCGACAAGAACGAGGTCTTCGAGAGGCTCGGCGCCGTCGTCGGCCTCAACAACGTCTCGCTGACCGTGCCGCAGGGCGCCATGTACATGGTCATGGGCTTGTCGGGGTCCGGCAAGTCCACGCTGGCGCGTTGTATCAACCGGTTGAACGAACCGAGCGCAGGCAAGATCCTGCTCGATGGTCGTGACATCGTGCCGCTTGGGGAGGATGACCTGCGCGAGGTGCGCCGCACTCGCATATCCATGGTCTTCCAGCACTTTGCGCTGCTGCCCAACAAGCGCGTCATCGAGAACGTCGAATTCGGCCTCAAGCTGCGCGGCATTGCTCCGGCCGAGCGACGCCGCCGGGCCGAGGAGGTGCTGACCGTGGTCGGCCTTGGCCGCTGGGGCTATCATTTCCCGCACGAGCTCTCGGGCGGCATGCGCCAGCGGGTCGGCCTCGCCCGCGCGCTCGCGACCGATGCGGACGTGCTGATCATGGACGAGGCGTTCAGCGCACTCGATCCGCTGATCCGCACCGAGATGCAGGACGAATTGCTCCGCCTGCAGCGCACGCTGAACAAGACGATCCTGTTCATCACCCATGACTTCCAGGAGGCGCTGAAGCTCGGCACCCGCATCGCCATCATGTCCGAGGGCGAGCTGGTCCGTGAGGGCACGCCACAATCGATCGTGCTGGAGCCGGGCAGCGACTATGTCGCCGCCTTCACCCGCGAGATCGACCGGGCCCGCCTATTCGACGCGCGCTCAGTGATGCGCGCCGGCGAGCCGATCCTGCAATCGGAGCGCGGCAGCCTCGTCGGCGAGACCGGTGGGCCGGGCTTCGTGCTGGACCACGAGGGCAGGATCCTCGGCACGCTCGACGCAGACGCCTGCGGCAAGGCCCGCAGCAGCGGCGAGATCGGGGCACCGAGCGCCGACTATGTCAGCGTCGGGCCGGGCGCGAAGCTGCTGGAAGTTGCGCGCAGCTATCGCGGCGGCTGCCCGATCGCGGTCGTCGACGACGATGGCAAGTTCGTCGGCACGCTCGGCGCCGACGACATCCTGGCCCGCATCTCCTCCACCACGCCCAAGACCGCTTCTGCTGGAGAGCGCCATGTTCAAGGCTGA
- a CDS encoding alpha/beta fold hydrolase produces MAVGTSAARRAGPTDGPQSLTVGGVTLNYRLQGDGEPLICVHGVGSYLEAWEGVAERLSDRFRILTFDLRGHGRSSKVRGRYEIDDFVGDVLALADHVGFGSFNLAGFSLGGLIAQRLALTYQQRIRRLVLLATVAGRNEEERERVATRLAALQAGDRGSHYDASLSRWLTEGFQERNPELIAKLRQRNAENDPECYAAAYRVLAQTDFGGLLDQIRVPVLIATGEEDAGSNPRMALYMCERISGSQLHILPGLRHSILTEAPEQVASLMRSFFGDGGEGQRA; encoded by the coding sequence GTGGCCGTCGGAACCTCAGCCGCCCGGCGTGCCGGGCCGACGGATGGGCCGCAGAGCCTGACCGTCGGCGGCGTGACGCTGAATTATCGCCTGCAGGGCGACGGCGAGCCGCTCATTTGTGTCCACGGCGTCGGCTCCTATCTGGAGGCCTGGGAGGGCGTGGCGGAGCGCCTCTCCGATCGCTTCCGCATACTCACCTTCGACCTGCGCGGCCATGGCCGCTCAAGCAAGGTGCGCGGGCGCTACGAGATCGACGATTTCGTCGGCGACGTGCTGGCGCTGGCCGACCATGTCGGCTTCGGAAGCTTCAATCTCGCCGGATTCTCGCTTGGCGGGCTGATCGCGCAGCGGCTGGCGCTGACGTATCAGCAGCGCATCCGCCGGCTCGTGCTGCTGGCGACGGTGGCCGGGCGCAACGAGGAGGAACGCGAGCGCGTCGCGACGCGGCTTGCGGCCTTGCAAGCGGGTGACCGCGGCTCGCATTACGACGCCTCGCTTTCGCGGTGGCTTACAGAAGGCTTCCAGGAGCGGAATCCCGAGCTAATCGCCAAGCTGCGCCAGCGTAATGCCGAGAACGATCCGGAGTGCTATGCTGCGGCCTATCGCGTGCTGGCGCAGACCGATTTCGGCGGGCTGCTCGACCAAATCCGCGTCCCGGTCCTGATCGCAACCGGCGAGGAGGACGCCGGCTCCAATCCACGCATGGCGCTCTACATGTGCGAGCGCATCTCCGGCTCGCAGCTGCACATCCTGCCGGGCCTGCGGCACTCGATCCTGACCGAGGCGCCCGAGCAGGTCGCCAGCCTGATGCGCAGCTTCTTCGGCGACGGCGGGGAGGGACAACGGGCATGA
- a CDS encoding branched-chain amino acid ABC transporter permease, translating to MLFQISEQIVNGIVTGSVYAIVAVGMTMIFGVLRAINFAHGEYYMVGTFGAWVAIEFFDLPYPIAVAAGVIATAFVALVVGKFVMQRMVGAPAEAGVLATLGIALILQNTVILVFGGGYKFFEGGYIEPVTIFGVSLAEQRLLIIVIAVLVFFGLELLVTYSRMGKAMRAVSQNVDCCAVVGIDVRKVVVTTFILGAALAGLSGVLTAPVNVSVYGGMGELITFKTLPIIIMGGLGNVRGTFFAAMILGIAESLVATYVGLQFRDTVGFATLMLVLMWRPHGLFSAQARY from the coding sequence ATGCTGTTCCAAATCTCAGAGCAGATCGTCAACGGCATCGTCACCGGCTCGGTCTACGCCATCGTCGCCGTTGGCATGACGATGATCTTCGGTGTCCTGCGCGCGATCAACTTCGCCCATGGCGAATACTACATGGTCGGCACCTTCGGGGCCTGGGTCGCGATCGAGTTTTTCGACCTGCCTTACCCGATCGCCGTCGCGGCCGGGGTCATTGCCACGGCGTTCGTGGCTCTGGTCGTCGGTAAGTTCGTGATGCAGCGCATGGTGGGTGCGCCGGCTGAGGCCGGCGTGCTGGCGACGCTGGGCATCGCGCTCATCCTGCAGAACACCGTCATCCTCGTCTTCGGCGGCGGCTACAAGTTCTTCGAGGGCGGCTATATCGAGCCGGTCACGATCTTCGGCGTCTCGCTCGCCGAGCAGCGCCTCCTGATCATCGTCATCGCGGTGCTGGTCTTCTTCGGGCTCGAGCTGCTCGTCACCTATAGCCGCATGGGCAAGGCGATGCGGGCCGTCTCGCAGAACGTCGATTGCTGCGCGGTGGTGGGCATCGATGTGCGCAAGGTGGTGGTCACGACCTTCATCCTGGGCGCTGCGCTCGCCGGTCTGTCGGGCGTGCTCACGGCGCCGGTCAATGTCAGCGTCTATGGCGGCATGGGCGAGCTCATCACCTTCAAGACGTTGCCGATCATCATCATGGGCGGGCTCGGCAATGTTCGCGGCACCTTCTTCGCGGCTATGATCCTGGGCATCGCCGAGAGCCTGGTGGCCACCTATGTCGGCCTGCAATTCCGCGACACGGTCGGCTTCGCCACCTTGATGCTCGTCCTGATGTGGCGGCCGCACGGACTGTTCTCCGCCCAGGCCCGCTACTGA